A single genomic interval of Lathyrus oleraceus cultivar Zhongwan6 chromosome 7, CAAS_Psat_ZW6_1.0, whole genome shotgun sequence harbors:
- the LOC127100546 gene encoding F-box protein SKIP16 — translation MDLESVGDLAIQLIMENLKPEDIATISCVSNRFRSFTSHDSLWFKICSTELSLTQPIDHLGNPLPSFKEAYQTWREAFVMYPWSLVMRVKRCWDNIKTWLADNFPEAKDTLCQGASEAEIQELEDVLHVKLPLPTRILYRFHNGQEIEKLDPDTNAFGTSLGIIGGYSFYDHLVNVYLLPISQVIQETRQISQNLGFLRRSKYVLVAASSTYSEKLFFLNCTNGQLYVGTRNLLTNRDMIQCVPHDLISLHHELDSEKIQDAMLLWLEEHGRRLQRGFIKLIEEENVRSINLFPEESPLCSTAVTNGVQVRASALVIPELVDLQDDREKYLFSYSIRLSLQPQGCVINGMTYRSCQLYWRHWIIHANDVVVSDIDGEAVIGMYPLLRPGDKEFVYQSCASLPTSSGSVEGSFTFVPGRLVDPRGDPFLATVARFPLQLPDYIF, via the exons ATGGATTTGGAATCGGTTGGAGATTTAGCAATTCAATTGATTATGGAAAATCTAAAACCCGAAGACATTGCCACAATTTCCTGTGTCAGCAACAGGTTTAGGTCTTTCACTTCCCATGACTCTCTCTGGTTCAAAATCTGCTCCACTGAACTTTCTCTCACTCAACCAATCGATCATCTCGGAAACCCTCTCCCTTCCTTCAAG GAAGCTTATCAGACATGGAGAGAAGCTTTTGTTATGTATCCTTGGTCTCTTGTTATGCGCGTAAAAAGGTGCTGGGACAATATAAAAACCTGGCTCGCGGATAATTTTCCGGAAGCCAAGGACACTCTTTGTCAAGGTGCGTCGGAAGCTGAGATTCAAGAGTTGGAGGATGTTTTGCATGTTAAATTGCCTCTTCCTACGAGGATCCTTTACCGTTTTCATAACGGGCAAGAAATCGAAAAGCTAGATCCTGATACCAACGCCTTTGGTACTAGTTTGGGAATAATTGGAGGGTACTCTTTCTATGATCATTTGGTGAATGTTTATTTATTACCTATTAGTCAAGTAATCCAAGAGACTCGGCAAATTTCGCAGAACTTAGGTTTTTTAAGAAGATCTAAGTATGTTCTTGTGGCTGCTTCGTCTACGTATAGTGAGAAGTTGTTTTTCTTAAACTGTACCAATGGTCAACTATATGTTGGAACCAGGAATCTTCTTACCAATAGAGATATGATTCAGTGTGTTCCTCATGATTTGATTAGTTTGCATCATGAGTTGGACAGCGAAAAGATACAGGATGCCATGCTACTGTGGTTGGAAGAACATGGTCGCCGTTTACAACGCGGCTTTATCAAACTGATTGAAGAAGAAAATGTCAGAAGCATTAATCTTTTCCCAGAAGAGTCACCTCTCTGTTCAACTGCTGTAACCAACGGTGTGCAG GTTCGTGCGTCTGCGTTGGTTATCCCTGAGTTGGTTGATCTTCAAGATGACCGTGAAAAGTACCTATTTTCTTATTCCATCCGCTTGTCCTTACAACCTCAAGGATGCGTGATCAATGGAATGACCTACCGCTCTTGCCAGCTTTATTGGAGGCACTGGATCATTCATGCTAATGATGTTGTAGTATCTGATATTGATGGAGAAGCTGTTATAGGAATG TACCCACTTTTGCGTCCAGGTGATAAAGAATTTGTTTATCAGAGTTGTGCATCTCTACCAACATCATCAGGTTCCGTTGAAGGTTCCTTTACCTTTGTACCCGGAAG ATTGGTAGACCCAAGAGGAGATCCATTCCTAGCTACAGTAGCTCGTTTCCCTCTTCAGCTGCCAGACTATATTTTCTGA
- the LOC127100547 gene encoding protein ENHANCED DISEASE RESISTANCE 2 isoform X1 — MNCQFTLKRVEKHLDLQVFLPDPEASKQAKHILNLHHKTLIPDLDSVAPEPPHTALLHMMANQEDQNESEWIDRIRSEGAIPFLDPGKCSNGWTSPPGDAFMVRGPEYFTTKVKIPASGYLLKPLGFDWITSSTKIGEILKHPNSRVRKVIENEFPDGDRPFVWAFNLQLPTKDNYSAVAYFTNKEPIVEGSLMDRFLKGDDAFRNSRLKLIANIVNGPWIVRKAVGEQAICIIGHALSCKYSVTKNFMEVDIDIGSSMVASAIVHLAFGYVTTLTVDLAFLIEGQTESELPEKLLGAFRFSNLDPASARPIEPSSVSSTASLQKSLPTRLWYSIGHILHSGSQEDGSSSSQKSN, encoded by the exons ATGAATTGTCAATTCACTCTAAAGAGAGTGGAAAAGCATCTTGATTTACAGGTATTCCTTCCTGATCCTGAAGCAAGCAAACAAGCAAAGCATATCCTAAATTTAcaccacaaaaccctaattccagATCTAGATTCTGTTGCACCCGAACCTCCTCACACCGCTTTGC TACATATGATGGCCAACCAAGAGGATCAAAACGAATCTGAATGGATAGATAGAATAAGATCTGAAGGTGCCATTCCATTTCTTGATCCAGGTAAGTGTTCAAATGGTTGGACTTCGCCACCTGGAGATGCATTCATGGTTAGAGGTCCTGAATATTTTACTACAAAAGTTAAGATTCCAGCAAGCGGTTATCTGCTCAAACCTCTTGGATTTGATTGGATAACAAGTTCAACAAAAATCGGTGAGATATTAAAGCATCCAAATAGCAGAGTTAGGAAGGTGATTGAAAACGAGTTTCCCGATGGCGATAGGCCTTTCGTGTGGGCATTCAATCTTCAACTTCCAACCAAAGATAACTATAGCGCTGTTGCATATTTTACAAACAAAGAGCCTATTGTTGAGGGGTCACTAATGGACAGATTCTTGAAAGGTGATGATGCTTTTAGAAACTCAAGACTCAAGTTGATTGCCAATATTGTTAATGGTCCTTGGATTGTGAGAAAAGCAGTTGGGGAGCAAGCAATTTGCATAATTGGGCATGCACTTTCATGTAAATACAGCGTGACAAAGAATTTCATGGAAGTAGATATTGATATTGGATCTTCTATGGTCGCATCTGCAATAGTTCATTTGGCATTTGGTTATGTGACAACTTTGACGGTTGACCTGGCTTTTCTTATAGAGGGACAAACTGAATCAGAGCTTCCAGAAAAACTCTTGGGTGCATTCAGATTTTCGAACCTTGATCCTGCTTCTGCTAGACCAATTGAGCCATCGTCTGTTTCCAGCACTGCTAGTTTACAAAAATCTTTGCCCACAAGATTGTGGTATTCAATTGGGCACATTCTTCATTCGGGTTCTCAAGAAGACGGTTCTTCGAGCTCACAAAAGTCTAATTAA
- the LOC127100547 gene encoding protein ENHANCED DISEASE RESISTANCE 2-like isoform X2, producing MMANQEDQNESEWIDRIRSEGAIPFLDPGKCSNGWTSPPGDAFMVRGPEYFTTKVKIPASGYLLKPLGFDWITSSTKIGEILKHPNSRVRKVIENEFPDGDRPFVWAFNLQLPTKDNYSAVAYFTNKEPIVEGSLMDRFLKGDDAFRNSRLKLIANIVNGPWIVRKAVGEQAICIIGHALSCKYSVTKNFMEVDIDIGSSMVASAIVHLAFGYVTTLTVDLAFLIEGQTESELPEKLLGAFRFSNLDPASARPIEPSSVSSTASLQKSLPTRLWYSIGHILHSGSQEDGSSSSQKSN from the coding sequence ATGATGGCCAACCAAGAGGATCAAAACGAATCTGAATGGATAGATAGAATAAGATCTGAAGGTGCCATTCCATTTCTTGATCCAGGTAAGTGTTCAAATGGTTGGACTTCGCCACCTGGAGATGCATTCATGGTTAGAGGTCCTGAATATTTTACTACAAAAGTTAAGATTCCAGCAAGCGGTTATCTGCTCAAACCTCTTGGATTTGATTGGATAACAAGTTCAACAAAAATCGGTGAGATATTAAAGCATCCAAATAGCAGAGTTAGGAAGGTGATTGAAAACGAGTTTCCCGATGGCGATAGGCCTTTCGTGTGGGCATTCAATCTTCAACTTCCAACCAAAGATAACTATAGCGCTGTTGCATATTTTACAAACAAAGAGCCTATTGTTGAGGGGTCACTAATGGACAGATTCTTGAAAGGTGATGATGCTTTTAGAAACTCAAGACTCAAGTTGATTGCCAATATTGTTAATGGTCCTTGGATTGTGAGAAAAGCAGTTGGGGAGCAAGCAATTTGCATAATTGGGCATGCACTTTCATGTAAATACAGCGTGACAAAGAATTTCATGGAAGTAGATATTGATATTGGATCTTCTATGGTCGCATCTGCAATAGTTCATTTGGCATTTGGTTATGTGACAACTTTGACGGTTGACCTGGCTTTTCTTATAGAGGGACAAACTGAATCAGAGCTTCCAGAAAAACTCTTGGGTGCATTCAGATTTTCGAACCTTGATCCTGCTTCTGCTAGACCAATTGAGCCATCGTCTGTTTCCAGCACTGCTAGTTTACAAAAATCTTTGCCCACAAGATTGTGGTATTCAATTGGGCACATTCTTCATTCGGGTTCTCAAGAAGACGGTTCTTCGAGCTCACAAAAGTCTAATTAA
- the LOC127100550 gene encoding RHOMBOID-like protein 13: MGKPLIYEILEKPATSCVIGICSAIWFYIQKKNIGYSHVGLSYETAIEGQYWRIITSAFSHISIIHLVFNMSALWSLGVVEQLDHVGLGVEYYLQYTLVLVVVSGMLVLAMYHLLIQRFKVEYFRRVTAVGYSCVVFGWMTILSVKQPSSKLDLFGLLSLPISFAPFESLVFTSIIVPQASFIGHLSGIVVGYAIAWGLIHGMTNYWALSLLGWIIVVFVFSLKKSGAYELNFIDIESVTDPSLPSVRFLASSNGRTLQMNALPDGNVEIV, from the coding sequence ATGGGGAAGCCTTTGATTTATGAGATCTTGGAAAAACCAGCAACAAGTTGTGTTATTGGAATATGTAGTGCAATTTGGTTTTATATACAGAAGAAAAACATTGGTTATTCACATGTTGGTTTGAGTTATGAGACTGCAATTGAAGGACAATACTGGCGAATAATCACTTCTGCATTTTCTCATATAAGTATAATTCATCTTGTTTTCAATATGAGTGCACTATGGAGTCTTGGTGTGGTAGAGCAATTGGATCATGTTGGTCTTGGTGTTGAGTATTATTTGCAGTATACACTTGTGTTGGTTGTAGTATCAGGAATGTTGGTTCTAGCAATGTATCATTTGTTGATTCAAAGATTCAAGGTTGAGTATTTTCGTCGAGTGACGGCTGTTGGTTATTCCTGTGTTGTTTTCGGTTGGATGACGATTCTTTCTGTGAAGCAACCTTCTTCGAAGCTGGATCTCTTTGGATTACTTTCGCTTCCTATTAGTTTCGCTCCGTTTGAATCGCTTGTTTTCACTTCGATTATTGTTCCTCAGGCAAGTTTTATCGGTCATTTATCTGGGATTGTTGTTGGATATGCTATAGCTTGGGGTTTGATTCACGGGATGACGAATTACTGGGCTCTTTCGTTATTGGGTTGGATTATTGTTGTCTTTGTTTTTAGTTTGAAGAAATCTGGTGCATATGAACTCAACTTCATTGATATTGAATCTGTTACTGATCCTTCGTTACCGTCTGTACGGTTTCTGGCATCCAGCAATGGCAGAACCCTGCAGATGAATGCATTGCCGGATGGAAATGTTGAAATTGTCTAA